From a region of the Constantimarinum furrinae genome:
- a CDS encoding DUF721 domain-containing protein, whose translation MAKRQGEHSKLGDVLKDFIRSNRLEKGLDKVSVKDAWHSVLGDAISKYTTDVKLDRDTLYVQLSSSVLREELSYGREKIIRLLNAELEKDLIKKLILR comes from the coding sequence ATGGCAAAAAGACAGGGAGAACACTCAAAACTCGGTGACGTATTAAAGGATTTTATTCGTTCAAATCGTCTGGAAAAAGGGCTGGATAAAGTGTCTGTAAAGGACGCCTGGCATAGTGTTTTAGGTGACGCCATCTCCAAGTATACTACCGATGTAAAATTAGACCGAGACACGCTATACGTTCAGTTAAGCTCATCGGTATTACGTGAAGAATTAAGTTATGGCAGAGAAAAGATCATAAGATTATTGAATGCCGAACTCGAGAAAGACCTTATTAAAAAACTCATTCTGCGATAA
- a CDS encoding lipocalin-like domain-containing protein, whose translation MYKIGVLIFSMLMISCGRQDPTEQLEHLSGYWEIHHVTMPDGTKKDFSINTTIDYIEIEGNMGVRTKLNPQFDGTFITTNTAEAFSIKIENDSLRLYYQTPFASWKETVIKAKDSLLEVLNHEGKRYTYHKFRKFK comes from the coding sequence ATGTATAAAATAGGAGTGCTTATTTTTTCTATGTTAATGATTTCCTGCGGAAGACAGGACCCAACAGAACAATTAGAACATCTTTCTGGCTATTGGGAGATACATCATGTTACCATGCCCGATGGAACGAAAAAGGATTTCAGTATTAATACTACCATAGATTATATAGAGATCGAAGGAAATATGGGAGTGAGAACAAAACTGAATCCGCAATTTGACGGAACTTTTATCACTACAAATACTGCTGAAGCCTTCAGTATAAAAATTGAAAATGACAGTCTCAGGTTATACTATCAAACCCCGTTTGCCAGTTGGAAAGAGACAGTGATCAAAGCGAAAGACAGTCTTTTAGAAGTGTTAAACCATGAAGGAAAGCGCTATACCTACCACAAATTTCGTAAGTTTAAGTAA
- the recF gene encoding DNA replication/repair protein RecF (All proteins in this family for which functions are known are DNA-binding proteins that assist the filamentation of RecA onto DNA for the initiation of recombination or recombinational repair.), with amino-acid sequence MILQSLSLLNYKNFETESFELDPKINCFVGNNGVGKTNVLDAVYHLSFGKSYFNPITSQNIKHGEEFFVVEGTYEKNDRAEKIVVSAKKNQKKIIKRNGKPYEKFSEHIGFLPLVIISPADRDLIIEGSDTRRKFMDGVISQGDSSYLRTLINYNKTLAQRNSLLKYFAANSTFNQDTLEIYNAQLNEYGSIIYQKRSEFLDIFMPIFKKRYVSISNGNEEVSLIYKSQLQDENLLTLLQNNLGKDKITQYTNFGIHKDDLLFEIDGHPIKKFGSQGQQKSYLIALKLAQFDFIKDQSGVLPILLLDDIFDKLDEERVEQIITLVDDENFGQLFISDTHADRTEAVVRKVHQTYKMFRL; translated from the coding sequence ATGATCTTACAATCGCTTTCGCTTCTTAATTATAAAAATTTTGAAACGGAATCTTTCGAGCTTGATCCAAAGATCAATTGTTTTGTTGGAAATAATGGTGTAGGAAAGACCAATGTACTCGATGCCGTTTACCACTTATCCTTCGGAAAAAGCTACTTTAACCCTATCACGAGTCAGAATATAAAACACGGCGAAGAATTCTTTGTTGTAGAGGGCACCTATGAGAAGAATGACCGGGCGGAGAAGATCGTTGTAAGCGCTAAAAAAAATCAAAAAAAGATCATTAAGCGCAACGGAAAACCCTATGAAAAGTTCAGCGAACATATCGGGTTTTTACCGCTGGTGATCATCTCTCCGGCAGATCGAGATCTTATTATTGAAGGCAGTGATACCCGTCGAAAATTTATGGACGGCGTGATATCTCAAGGTGATTCTAGTTATTTAAGAACGTTGATCAATTACAATAAGACATTGGCGCAGCGTAATTCGCTTTTAAAGTATTTTGCAGCCAATTCAACATTTAATCAGGATACTCTAGAAATATACAATGCACAACTAAACGAATACGGTTCAATTATCTATCAAAAGCGATCTGAATTTCTTGATATTTTCATGCCAATTTTTAAGAAACGGTATGTGTCCATAAGCAATGGAAATGAAGAGGTATCATTAATTTATAAGAGTCAGTTACAGGATGAAAATCTGCTTACCCTCCTTCAAAATAATCTCGGTAAAGACAAGATCACACAGTATACGAATTTTGGAATTCACAAAGACGATCTGCTGTTTGAGATCGATGGGCACCCCATCAAAAAATTTGGCTCGCAGGGACAACAAAAATCATATCTTATCGCCCTAAAACTGGCGCAATTCGATTTTATCAAGGATCAAAGTGGGGTATTGCCTATTTTACTGCTGGATGATATATTCGACAAACTGGACGAAGAACGCGTAGAGCAGATCATAACCCTGGTAGATGATGAAAATTTCGGACAATTATTTATCAGTGATACTCACGCAGACCGTACCGAAGCAGTAGTAAGGAAGGTTCATCAAACCTATAAGATGTTTAGATTGTAG
- a CDS encoding endonuclease/exonuclease/phosphatase family protein: MKQLGAFSKIVFWTNVFFALLLLISFVLPYLPPSTFPTLAILSLGVSPLILINIIFAVFWVFKLKKQFLLSTIVLVIAFFHFNPFLEISSEGDTSQYNELLSVMSYNVRLFNAYEAKPDRNAEEVLSEILTTKKPDVLSIQEYYRESQLGFHDYPYQYIHYKDGNNKLGHAILSKYPIVNQGAFDFKDSYNNALYADIVKGSDTIRVYNLHLQSLGILPRLDYLQDGNKDRLRKRMANAFKKQEYQTKIILTHKESSPYPVIINGDFNNTPFSYIYRRLQDGMKDGFLERGSGLGTTFTFDSYPMRIDYILTESDFDIVRFETVDNSFSDHYPVYAILGWNKK, from the coding sequence TTGAAACAACTTGGGGCATTTAGTAAGATCGTTTTTTGGACGAATGTGTTTTTTGCACTACTTCTACTTATTTCATTTGTATTACCCTATTTACCGCCTTCAACCTTTCCTACCTTAGCAATTTTGAGTCTCGGTGTTTCCCCATTAATATTGATCAATATTATATTTGCCGTATTTTGGGTGTTTAAATTGAAAAAGCAATTTTTGCTTTCCACCATAGTGCTCGTTATAGCATTCTTTCATTTTAATCCCTTTTTGGAGATCTCCTCGGAAGGCGATACATCACAATACAACGAATTGTTATCGGTAATGAGCTATAACGTTAGATTATTTAACGCCTATGAGGCGAAACCCGATCGAAACGCTGAAGAAGTTCTTTCAGAAATACTTACTACAAAGAAACCCGATGTGCTATCTATTCAAGAGTATTACCGTGAAAGCCAACTTGGGTTTCACGATTATCCTTACCAATACATTCATTATAAGGACGGAAATAATAAACTGGGGCATGCCATATTATCCAAATATCCTATTGTAAACCAAGGAGCATTCGACTTTAAGGATTCTTATAATAATGCACTCTATGCAGATATAGTTAAAGGATCCGATACTATTAGGGTTTACAATTTGCATTTACAATCCTTAGGGATACTTCCCAGACTTGATTATTTACAGGATGGAAATAAGGACAGACTTCGCAAGCGAATGGCCAATGCGTTTAAAAAGCAGGAGTATCAGACTAAAATAATCCTTACCCATAAAGAATCGTCACCCTACCCTGTGATTATAAACGGTGATTTTAATAACACGCCGTTTTCCTATATCTACCGGCGGTTGCAGGACGGTATGAAAGATGGATTTTTGGAGCGGGGCAGCGGACTGGGAACTACGTTTACCTTCGATAGCTATCCAATGCGTATCGATTATATTCTTACTGAAAGTGATTTTGATATTGTGAGATTCGAAACTGTGGACAATTCTTTTTCAGATCATTACCCCGTTTATGCCATACTGGGATGGAACAAGAAATAA
- a CDS encoding rhomboid family protein: MAANSLLYQFKTANTAIKLIVINAAIFLFVRLVAFFIGVKPIAITEWFVLPDDVSEIILQPWAFITYAFLHYDIFHLLFNMLLLYWFGAIILNLFSGKRFLTVYLLGAIFGGLLYVVSYNLFPVFENSRSYLLGASAAVMAIMVFIATYSPNTQLRIFFFTVKLWHIALFMLLFDLVRMPVSGNAGGLIAHLGGAIFGYVYAQQMAKGNDIGKWFEHGMDWFTNLFKPRKKSPFKKVHRTVHKTKTTSKSTVDKNEHQQKVDAILDKIGKSGYDSLTKGEKDFLFKAGKD, translated from the coding sequence ATGGCGGCAAACAGCTTACTATATCAATTTAAAACAGCAAATACGGCGATCAAGTTAATTGTTATTAATGCCGCAATATTTTTATTTGTTCGGCTTGTCGCATTCTTTATAGGCGTTAAGCCTATAGCAATTACCGAGTGGTTTGTATTACCCGATGATGTATCGGAGATCATACTCCAGCCATGGGCATTTATCACGTATGCATTCTTGCACTACGATATTTTTCACTTGCTTTTCAATATGTTATTGTTGTATTGGTTTGGAGCAATAATATTGAATTTATTCAGCGGAAAAAGATTCTTAACGGTATACCTTTTGGGTGCGATCTTTGGGGGGCTATTATATGTTGTTTCCTATAATTTGTTTCCGGTATTCGAAAATTCCCGTAGCTATTTATTAGGAGCCTCGGCTGCAGTGATGGCGATCATGGTTTTTATCGCTACCTACAGTCCGAATACACAACTGCGTATCTTTTTCTTTACTGTAAAGTTGTGGCATATCGCGTTGTTTATGCTGTTGTTCGATCTGGTGAGAATGCCGGTTTCAGGAAATGCAGGCGGATTAATAGCGCATCTGGGAGGTGCGATTTTCGGATATGTATACGCGCAACAAATGGCAAAGGGGAACGATATAGGCAAATGGTTTGAGCACGGCATGGATTGGTTTACAAATTTATTCAAACCAAGAAAGAAAAGCCCATTTAAAAAAGTACATCGAACTGTTCATAAAACTAAAACTACGAGCAAAAGTACTGTCGATAAAAATGAGCATCAGCAAAAAGTAGATGCCATATTGGATAAGATTGGTAAAAGTGGTTACGACAGTCTAACGAAAGGTGAAAAGGACTTTTTATTTAAGGCAGGTAAGGACTAA
- a CDS encoding tetratricopeptide repeat protein, with translation MATYKKRGHKPKTKAEKQSAIEEKSTTAEVFNTLDEGASKTEAWVEKNQKIILGVVGAVAICVLGYLAYQQFVQNPKEAEAMNEMFQAQSYYEQALTSPAKDSLFTLAVNGGEGKYGFDEIIENYSGTAAANLARYYAGMSYLNLRNYQAAIDNLDDYDGDDEMSGPLAKGAIGDAFVQLGQTEEALKYYEEAASMRTNEVTTPRFLLKAGIAAINLNKPDVALKHFTKIEEEYPNSPEAAKAVIYVGRAEAMQ, from the coding sequence ATGGCAACCTACAAGAAAAGAGGACATAAACCCAAAACAAAAGCCGAGAAACAATCTGCGATCGAGGAGAAAAGTACAACGGCAGAAGTGTTCAATACGCTGGATGAAGGTGCATCGAAGACGGAAGCCTGGGTAGAAAAGAACCAGAAGATCATACTGGGCGTGGTTGGTGCTGTCGCTATTTGTGTATTGGGCTATCTTGCATATCAGCAATTTGTTCAAAACCCGAAGGAAGCCGAAGCCATGAACGAAATGTTTCAGGCACAGTCTTATTACGAACAGGCACTTACTTCACCTGCAAAAGATTCACTTTTTACACTTGCGGTAAACGGAGGTGAAGGGAAATACGGATTCGATGAGATCATCGAAAATTACTCCGGAACTGCTGCAGCAAATCTTGCACGTTATTACGCAGGGATGTCATACCTGAATTTACGAAATTATCAGGCAGCCATTGATAATCTGGATGATTATGACGGAGACGATGAAATGTCAGGACCACTGGCTAAAGGAGCCATAGGTGATGCGTTTGTGCAATTAGGCCAAACTGAGGAAGCCTTAAAATATTACGAAGAAGCAGCCAGCATGCGCACTAATGAGGTAACTACGCCAAGATTTTTGCTAAAAGCAGGAATTGCAGCAATAAATCTGAATAAACCCGATGTTGCCTTAAAGCATTTTACCAAGATAGAAGAAGAATATCCAAATTCTCCTGAAGCCGCAAAAGCGGTTATTTATGTAGGAAGAGCAGAAGCAATGCAATAG
- the lepB gene encoding signal peptidase I — protein sequence MSWTGWLLFILVIQVIHFLGTWKLYIKAGRQAWEAAVPVYNSIILMKIINRPWWWTILLFVPIVNLIMFPVVWVETIRSFGKNSTLDTFLVILTCGLYIYYINYTQEVTYIKDRSLKPRTGTGEWVSSILFAVVAATIVHTYIMQPFTIPTSSLEKTLLVGDFLFVSKFHYGARTPMTPVSFPMVHDTIPVIKTKSYTSEPQIPYFRLPGFQKIKRNDIVVFNWPVDTVNAFQQYGDGKYYYKPIDKKSNYVKRCVGMPGDSLSVKNGYVYINGKQNELPDRAKLQFGYSFRTKQQLNPTFAYQQYNLKDLYVADNPASYRLFNTHMTDEEYAKFKNYPNLDTIVRASATEGQWNPGIFPNDRRYSWNNDFFGPIYIPEKGATVAINSESIPFYKRIIEVYEGSEMGIDNTITQSGTQVLLNGNPITEYTFKMDYYWMMGDNRNNSEDARTWGYVPFNHVVGKPVFVWMSWDSNAKGLANKIRWERLFTTVGGDGEPVSYFKYFLILLAGWFVFDYFRKKKKKKKA from the coding sequence ATGAGCTGGACAGGATGGTTATTGTTTATTCTCGTCATACAGGTGATCCATTTTCTGGGAACCTGGAAACTTTACATAAAAGCCGGTAGACAAGCCTGGGAAGCGGCGGTACCCGTGTATAACAGTATTATTTTAATGAAGATCATTAACCGTCCGTGGTGGTGGACGATCCTGCTGTTCGTGCCCATTGTGAATTTGATCATGTTTCCCGTGGTTTGGGTAGAAACCATTAGAAGTTTTGGAAAGAACAGTACTCTCGATACCTTTTTGGTGATTCTCACATGTGGTCTGTATATCTACTACATCAATTATACTCAGGAGGTAACCTACATTAAGGATCGCAGTCTAAAACCCCGTACCGGAACCGGAGAATGGGTTAGTTCCATTCTATTTGCGGTAGTGGCAGCTACAATAGTCCACACCTATATTATGCAACCTTTTACCATTCCTACCTCATCGTTGGAAAAGACCTTGCTTGTAGGTGATTTCCTGTTCGTTAGCAAGTTCCATTACGGAGCGAGAACACCAATGACACCGGTTTCCTTTCCCATGGTCCACGACACCATTCCTGTTATCAAAACCAAGTCCTACACTTCAGAACCGCAGATACCCTATTTCAGACTGCCAGGATTTCAGAAAATAAAAAGAAACGACATCGTGGTATTTAATTGGCCGGTGGATACAGTGAATGCCTTTCAGCAATACGGTGACGGAAAATATTATTACAAGCCCATTGACAAAAAATCGAATTACGTAAAACGCTGTGTCGGAATGCCCGGAGATTCTCTTAGCGTGAAGAATGGCTACGTTTATATTAACGGTAAACAGAATGAATTACCCGATAGAGCAAAACTTCAGTTTGGATATTCCTTTAGAACCAAACAGCAGTTAAATCCCACATTCGCTTATCAGCAATACAATTTAAAGGACTTGTATGTGGCCGATAATCCGGCTTCCTACAGACTTTTTAACACGCATATGACCGATGAGGAATATGCCAAATTCAAGAACTATCCCAATCTGGATACTATCGTTAGAGCAAGTGCCACTGAAGGACAATGGAATCCGGGTATTTTTCCCAATGACAGGAGGTATTCATGGAATAACGACTTTTTCGGACCTATCTATATCCCTGAAAAGGGGGCAACGGTAGCGATCAATTCTGAAAGCATCCCATTCTACAAGCGCATCATTGAAGTGTATGAAGGCAGCGAGATGGGGATCGATAATACCATCACCCAATCGGGTACTCAGGTATTGCTGAACGGTAATCCCATTACCGAATACACTTTTAAAATGGACTATTATTGGATGATGGGAGATAACCGAAACAACAGTGAAGATGCGCGCACCTGGGGGTATGTACCGTTTAATCATGTGGTTGGAAAACCTGTATTTGTCTGGATGAGCTGGGATAGTAACGCCAAGGGTCTTGCAAACAAAATTCGATGGGAACGGCTGTTTACTACGGTTGGAGGTGATGGAGAACCTGTGTCATACTTCAAATATTTCCTTATTCTTTTGGCTGGCTGGTTTGTGTTCGATTACTTCAGAAAGAAAAAGAAAAAGAAGAAGGCATAA
- a CDS encoding rhomboid family intramembrane serine protease, with the protein MGRITETVKVLIIINVLVYAGSLLSADVAYRLFSLYYFENPNFQIWQPITHMFMHDSSNFMHILFNMFALYMFGSPLEARWGRNKFLFFYFSAGLGAALIHSAVGYFHVHSGIDALMALGVSETEVWNLLNETLVPGSYREITQIGIEESQRFFNSYNVPAVGASGAIYGVLVAFGMMFPNAELMLIFLPIPIKAKYFIPGLIVLDLFSGLTGFSLFGQNIANWAHIGGALFGFIMAYYWKKNSFDNTRWY; encoded by the coding sequence ATGGGAAGAATCACCGAAACGGTTAAGGTATTAATAATAATCAATGTGCTTGTTTATGCAGGCTCTTTGCTTTCTGCTGATGTAGCCTATCGCTTGTTTTCTCTTTATTATTTTGAAAACCCTAACTTTCAGATTTGGCAGCCCATTACACATATGTTTATGCATGACAGTTCTAATTTCATGCATATACTGTTCAATATGTTCGCGTTGTATATGTTTGGTTCTCCTCTCGAAGCGAGATGGGGAAGGAATAAATTCCTGTTCTTCTACTTTTCGGCCGGACTTGGAGCTGCATTAATACATTCGGCTGTGGGGTACTTTCATGTTCACAGTGGCATTGACGCGTTGATGGCATTGGGCGTTAGCGAAACTGAGGTGTGGAATTTATTGAATGAAACGTTGGTTCCCGGGAGTTACCGAGAAATAACACAGATAGGAATAGAAGAATCGCAACGGTTCTTTAATTCATATAATGTCCCTGCGGTAGGCGCTTCCGGAGCAATCTACGGGGTGTTGGTTGCCTTTGGTATGATGTTCCCGAATGCCGAGCTTATGCTTATTTTCCTACCAATACCAATTAAAGCGAAGTATTTTATCCCCGGTTTGATAGTATTAGATTTGTTTTCAGGACTCACAGGCTTCTCGTTATTTGGACAAAACATAGCAAACTGGGCCCATATAGGTGGGGCGTTATTTGGGTTTATCATGGCCTATTACTGGAAAAAAAATAGTTTCGATAACACACGTTGGTACTGA
- the mutL gene encoding DNA mismatch repair endonuclease MutL has protein sequence MADIIQLLPDHVANQIAAGEVVQRPASVVKELLENAIDAGATTITLVIKDAGKTLVQVTDNGCGMSPVDARLSFERHATSKIRSAEDLFNLHTKGFRGEALASIAAIAHVELKTRTENEDIGTKLSIEGSEVTEQVSEVVPIGTTISVKNLFYNIPARRNFLKSNPVETRHIIDEFHRVALAHPKVSFSMLHNGSDVFNLPQSNLRQRIVNIFGSKTNEKLVPVEEETEIVKVDGFVLKPQFARKSRGEQFFFVNDRFIKSPYLHHAVNSAFEGLIKDGMQPGYFLFLEVDPKSIDINIHPTKTEIKFDDEHSIYAMLRATVKHSLGQFSIAPVLDFNKESGFDTPYNYSKKNPVAPTIEVDREFNPFQKEPRQGNIQFPYKREKGGSWESLYVGLKSETTETLVDLHNIEFESEEVTGSLFSSEETQENQTTFQLQNKYIISPIKSGLMVIHQHLAHQRVLYEEILKNITVQEGVSQQLLFPLKLQFSKSDIELISGLKEQLEHTGFVFSEQEEDWLQVDGIPVSMTEGRVQEVLTKLISDIKEEVPDASFSLNDLLAKSLAKSLAIKTGTSLNLEEQIHLVHQLFACKEPSVSPENKPVLVTLDVTDLDKRFM, from the coding sequence ATGGCCGATATCATTCAGCTTTTACCAGATCATGTTGCCAATCAGATCGCTGCAGGAGAGGTCGTACAACGTCCTGCTTCAGTGGTTAAGGAATTGTTGGAGAATGCCATTGATGCCGGTGCTACTACCATTACTTTAGTCATTAAGGATGCCGGGAAAACCCTTGTTCAGGTTACCGATAACGGCTGTGGGATGAGTCCGGTAGACGCCCGTCTTAGTTTTGAACGACACGCAACTTCCAAGATCCGTTCTGCCGAGGATCTTTTTAATTTACATACCAAAGGATTTCGAGGAGAGGCATTGGCTTCTATTGCCGCCATAGCACATGTTGAGCTGAAAACGCGCACCGAAAATGAAGACATTGGCACCAAACTTTCTATCGAAGGTAGTGAGGTGACCGAACAGGTTTCTGAGGTAGTTCCAATAGGCACGACCATTTCAGTAAAAAATCTTTTTTATAATATACCCGCAAGAAGAAATTTTTTAAAGAGCAATCCGGTGGAAACCCGGCATATCATTGACGAATTTCACAGAGTGGCCTTAGCCCACCCAAAAGTATCCTTTTCGATGCTGCACAACGGGAGCGATGTTTTTAATCTGCCTCAAAGTAATTTGCGACAACGCATCGTCAATATCTTTGGAAGTAAAACCAATGAAAAACTGGTTCCGGTAGAAGAGGAGACAGAGATCGTAAAGGTGGACGGGTTTGTTCTAAAGCCACAATTTGCCAGAAAGAGCAGGGGAGAGCAATTCTTTTTTGTAAACGACAGATTTATTAAAAGTCCGTATTTACACCATGCCGTAAACTCAGCTTTCGAAGGTTTGATCAAGGACGGAATGCAACCGGGTTATTTTTTATTTCTTGAAGTTGATCCCAAATCAATCGATATCAATATTCATCCCACCAAGACTGAGATCAAATTCGATGATGAGCATTCCATTTATGCGATGCTTCGGGCGACGGTAAAGCATAGTTTGGGGCAGTTCAGTATTGCACCGGTTTTGGATTTCAATAAGGAATCGGGATTCGATACACCCTACAATTACAGTAAAAAAAATCCTGTTGCGCCCACCATTGAAGTTGATCGTGAGTTTAATCCCTTTCAGAAGGAACCCAGACAGGGAAATATTCAGTTTCCTTATAAAAGAGAAAAAGGAGGGTCCTGGGAATCCCTCTATGTAGGACTTAAATCTGAAACAACCGAAACCCTGGTTGATCTTCACAATATTGAATTTGAAAGTGAAGAGGTGACCGGAAGTTTGTTTTCTTCGGAAGAAACTCAGGAAAATCAGACGACGTTTCAGTTGCAGAACAAATACATCATTAGCCCCATTAAAAGCGGCTTAATGGTCATTCATCAGCATTTGGCACATCAACGAGTGCTGTATGAAGAAATTTTGAAGAATATAACAGTACAGGAAGGTGTGAGTCAGCAGTTATTATTTCCGCTGAAATTACAATTCTCTAAATCCGATATTGAGTTAATTTCAGGTTTAAAGGAACAACTGGAACACACGGGTTTCGTTTTTTCAGAGCAAGAAGAAGATTGGCTACAGGTGGACGGGATCCCTGTTTCAATGACCGAAGGCCGCGTGCAGGAAGTTCTTACTAAGCTTATAAGTGATATAAAAGAGGAGGTGCCCGACGCAAGCTTTAGTTTAAATGACCTTTTGGCAAAAAGTCTGGCGAAAAGTCTGGCAATTAAAACAGGAACCTCTTTAAATTTGGAAGAGCAGATCCATTTGGTTCATCAGTTATTTGCTTGTAAAGAGCCCAGTGTATCGCCCGAAAATAAACCGGTATTAGTTACGTTGGATGTAACAGACCTAGATAAAAGATTTATGTAA
- the ribH gene encoding 6,7-dimethyl-8-ribityllumazine synthase, with the protein MATATTNLSAYDKATIPNAKNFRFGIVVSEWNPKITQGMFQGAFDAILDCGGIKENIVRWNVPGSFELIYGCKKMAESFDMLDAIIAIGSVIQGETKHFDYVCEAVAQGIKDLNVNGDIPVIFCVLTDNTMQQAIDRSGGKHGNKGSEAAIAAIKMAQLRKEAKF; encoded by the coding sequence ATGGCAACAGCAACGACAAATTTATCGGCTTACGATAAAGCAACGATCCCAAATGCGAAGAACTTTCGGTTTGGGATCGTTGTTTCTGAATGGAATCCTAAGATCACTCAGGGCATGTTTCAAGGTGCCTTTGACGCCATTCTCGATTGTGGCGGAATAAAAGAAAATATTGTTCGCTGGAATGTTCCCGGGAGTTTCGAATTGATCTATGGCTGTAAAAAGATGGCAGAAAGTTTCGATATGTTGGATGCTATTATTGCCATTGGCAGTGTGATTCAGGGGGAAACGAAACATTTCGACTATGTCTGTGAAGCGGTTGCGCAAGGGATAAAAGATCTAAATGTGAACGGAGATATTCCTGTTATATTTTGTGTTCTTACCGATAATACCATGCAACAGGCTATTGACCGCAGCGGTGGTAAACACGGAAATAAAGGCAGCGAAGCCGCCATAGCAGCCATTAAGATGGCACAACTTCGCAAAGAAGCCAAATTCTAA
- a CDS encoding WbqC family protein gives MDTILLHPAYFPCIAQMAAVVHAESVVFEVEDNYQKQTYRNRCCIAHTQGVLQLNIPIKHSKSGKRQKMKDVLVENDFPWQSQHWKSLQTAYRTSPFFEFYEDDLEHLFSQKVTHLLDHNIAIYQVICEMIGIDDSFAKTDRFEKNKSTGDLRSLIVAKKEPDYGLTPYTQVFGDDHGFLSNMSILDLLFNEGPNTLHYLEEQDIKKIISLQE, from the coding sequence TTGGATACAATTTTGCTCCATCCCGCCTATTTTCCATGTATAGCACAAATGGCAGCTGTGGTACATGCCGAAAGCGTTGTTTTTGAAGTTGAGGATAATTACCAGAAACAAACGTATAGAAACAGGTGTTGTATTGCGCATACGCAGGGAGTGCTTCAGTTAAATATTCCAATAAAGCATTCAAAATCGGGTAAGCGACAAAAAATGAAGGATGTATTAGTGGAGAATGATTTCCCATGGCAATCACAACACTGGAAGTCGCTACAGACTGCTTATCGCACTTCCCCATTCTTTGAGTTCTATGAAGATGATCTAGAACATTTGTTCAGTCAAAAAGTAACTCACTTACTGGATCACAACATCGCCATCTATCAGGTAATATGCGAAATGATAGGCATTGATGATTCATTTGCCAAGACAGATCGATTTGAAAAAAATAAATCAACAGGTGATCTGCGATCGCTTATTGTGGCTAAAAAAGAACCCGATTACGGGCTAACCCCCTACACTCAGGTATTTGGAGATGATCATGGTTTTTTGTCGAATATGTCGATACTCGACTTACTTTTTAATGAAGGACCAAATACACTTCATTATCTCGAAGAACAGGATATCAAAAAGATTATCAGTTTACAGGAATAA
- a CDS encoding nucleoside-diphosphate kinase, producing MRTDRTFTMLKPDSVEKGHIGAILEKITAAGFKISAMKLTQMTTADAKEFYAIHKERPFFGELVEYMTRGPIVAAILEKENAVEDFRTLIGATNPADAAEGTIRKLYAASIGENAVHGSDSDENAAIEGAFHFAGREIF from the coding sequence ATGAGAACCGATAGAACGTTTACTATGTTAAAGCCCGATAGTGTTGAAAAAGGACACATTGGAGCCATTCTTGAAAAAATTACTGCTGCTGGTTTTAAGATCTCGGCAATGAAATTAACGCAAATGACTACTGCCGATGCGAAAGAATTTTATGCGATCCATAAAGAGCGTCCGTTCTTTGGAGAATTGGTAGAATATATGACTCGCGGACCGATAGTGGCTGCCATTCTGGAAAAGGAGAATGCGGTAGAGGATTTCCGTACGCTGATAGGTGCTACAAATCCTGCCGATGCTGCCGAAGGTACCATCCGTAAATTATACGCAGCCTCTATTGGTGAAAACGCGGTTCACGGAAGTGATAGCGATGAAAATGCAGCCATCGAAGGGGCATTTCATTTCGCAGGAAGAGAGATCTTCTAA